From Bos mutus isolate GX-2022 chromosome 5, NWIPB_WYAK_1.1, whole genome shotgun sequence, one genomic window encodes:
- the LOC138987835 gene encoding endogenous retrovirus group K member 113 Env polyprotein-like has product MPKHRAGCRKGWYAQQRQSLVNQMRRLAIQEHDELPSRQQLQALMREAQNRVAVQGDSILPLSFLITLLIILNQINTAHSEEYSSAFWAYFPDPPLLQPVGWEGRPIPIYTNDTVALGGFSDKHIIPNQVNFSYHGVFDRLPICLSRYFNSTGCLFVGESGYADYDNGWSLYIPGVTKESGTPQRRNGTGPLDIPFCDFGTRGRVTAAPWKLCRDGTATVYNIFGTNESLWDWSSDPARNPGAQDNRNFASRIWNLGGSQVFQTEIWKLAAALGCEGSYLQVGSKVRHGYLWNLTMRYLRACVPHPYALLVKSVKIQPGLRNYNVTCTLTNCVREITNQTRVLVLRQPAFVMVPVKINGSWYDETGLEL; this is encoded by the coding sequence ATGCCGAAGCACCGCGCTGGCTGCCGGAAAGGCTGGTACGCACAGCAGAGACAATCTCTAGTAAACCAGATGAGGAGATTGGCGATTCAAGAGCATGATGAATTACCATCTCGGCAACAACTCCAGGCATTGATGCGAGAGGCACAGAATCGTGTTGCTGTGCAGGGCGATTCGATATTGCCTTTAAGCTTCCTGATAaccttattaattatcttaaatcAGATTAATACTGCACACTCTGAAGAATATTCAAGTGCTTTCTGGGCTTATTTTCCagaccctccccttctccaaccGGTGGGCTGGGAGGGTCGGCCCATTCCCATATACACTAATGATACTGTAGCTTTGGGTGGCTTTTCAGATAAACATATTATTCCTAATCAAGTTAATTTCTCTTATCATGGAGTGTTTGATCGCTTACCTATTTGTCTGTCTAGATATTTTAATTCAACAGgatgtctttttgttggggagtCAGGATATGCTGATTATGACAATGGTTGGAGCCTGTATATTCCTGGAGTAACGAAAGAATCTGGAACTCCTCAACGTCGTAATGGAACTGGTCCTTTAGATATCCCTTTCTGCGACTTTGGAACAAGGGGAAGAGTCACTGCTGCACCATGGAAACTGTGTCGAGATGGAACTGCTACAGTTTATAACATATTTGGGACAAATGAGTCATTGTGGGACTGGTCTTCAGACCCAGCCCGAAACCCTGGAGCTCAGGATAATAGAAACTTTGCATCCCGTATTTGGAACTTGGGCGGCTCTCAAGTGTTCCAAACAGAAATCTGGAAACTAGCTGCCGCCCTTGGATGTGAGGGTTCCTACCTTCAGGTGGGATCGAAAGTGAGACACGGTTATTTGTGGAATCTCACCATGAGATACCTTCGTGCATGTGTGCCTCACCCTTATGCTTTACTAgtaaaatctgtaaaaatacaaCCTGGGTTACGAAATTATAATGTAACTTGTACCTTAACTAACTGCGTCAGGGAAATTACTAATCAAACTAGGGTTCTAGTCTTAAGACAGCCTGCTTTTGTTATGGTTCCTGTAAAGATTAATGGGTCTTGGTATGATGAAACGGGACTTGAACTTTAG